From Bordetella flabilis, the proteins below share one genomic window:
- the uvrC gene encoding excinuclease ABC subunit UvrC, with translation MPEDFNLKSFLADLPHLPGVYRHIDTNGEVMYVGKARDLKKRVSSYFQKTLTSPRIAQMVGKVAQVEVTVTRSEAEALILENNLIKSLRPRYNILFRDDKSYPYLLITAHDWPRIAYYRGSTNKPGQFFGPFPNAWAVRETIQILQKVFRLRTCEDTVFANRSRPCLLHQIGRCSAPCVGAVAAQDYAHDVERAGRFLNGQAKEVMEDIEARMLRASEALQFETAAMLRDQMGSLARVLHQQTMEDMGGEDCDIIAVAIAGGRVCVNLAMVRGGRHLGDKPFFPAHAEGEAAPDVLEAFIGQHYTDNPLPPTLVCSHALPDSELLALLAEQAGSRSRMLTRPQGVRRSWLEQATRNAEMALARALTESGARAARTLALAEVLDMETDEAALDSLRIECFDISHTAGEATQASCVVFERHEMQPSLYRRYNIAGITPGDDYAAMRQVLTRRFAKVADGEAPLPGLVLIDGGKGQVEVARQVFAELGLDVHVLVGVAKGEGRKVGLETLVFADGRPPVALGAESAALMLIAQVRDEAHRFAITGMRARRAKARNVSRLEEIEGVGARRRQRLLARFGGFSGVSRASIEDLASVDGISQELAERIYDALH, from the coding sequence ATGCCCGAAGACTTCAATCTCAAATCGTTTCTGGCTGACCTGCCGCATCTGCCGGGCGTGTACCGGCACATCGACACCAACGGCGAGGTGATGTATGTCGGGAAGGCGCGCGACCTGAAGAAGCGCGTGTCTTCCTATTTCCAGAAAACGCTGACCAGCCCGCGCATCGCCCAGATGGTGGGCAAGGTGGCGCAGGTGGAGGTCACCGTCACGCGATCGGAAGCCGAGGCGCTGATCCTCGAAAACAATCTGATCAAGAGTCTGCGGCCCCGCTACAACATCCTATTTCGCGATGACAAGTCCTATCCCTATCTGCTGATCACCGCGCACGATTGGCCGCGTATCGCGTACTACCGCGGATCCACCAACAAGCCTGGGCAGTTCTTCGGCCCTTTTCCCAATGCCTGGGCCGTGCGCGAAACGATTCAGATCCTGCAGAAAGTATTCAGGCTGCGGACCTGTGAGGACACGGTATTCGCCAACCGCTCGCGGCCTTGCCTGTTGCACCAGATCGGGCGCTGTTCCGCGCCCTGTGTCGGCGCGGTGGCGGCGCAGGACTACGCGCACGATGTCGAGCGTGCCGGACGTTTCCTGAACGGCCAGGCCAAGGAAGTGATGGAAGATATCGAGGCGCGCATGCTGCGCGCCTCGGAGGCCCTGCAGTTCGAGACCGCCGCCATGCTGCGCGACCAGATGGGATCGCTGGCGCGCGTGCTGCACCAGCAAACCATGGAGGACATGGGCGGCGAGGATTGCGACATCATCGCCGTGGCCATTGCCGGCGGAAGGGTCTGCGTAAATCTGGCCATGGTGCGCGGCGGACGCCACCTGGGCGACAAGCCCTTTTTCCCCGCCCATGCGGAGGGCGAGGCGGCACCCGACGTGCTGGAAGCCTTCATCGGCCAGCATTACACCGACAACCCCTTGCCGCCTACCCTGGTCTGTTCCCATGCCTTGCCCGACAGCGAGCTGCTCGCGCTCCTGGCCGAGCAGGCCGGCAGCCGCAGCCGGATGCTGACGCGGCCCCAAGGTGTGCGGCGCTCCTGGCTGGAGCAGGCCACGCGCAACGCCGAGATGGCGCTGGCGCGGGCGCTGACCGAATCCGGGGCGCGCGCCGCGCGCACCCTGGCGCTGGCCGAGGTGCTGGACATGGAGACCGATGAGGCGGCGCTCGACAGCCTGCGTATCGAATGCTTCGACATCAGCCATACGGCCGGCGAGGCGACCCAGGCCTCGTGCGTGGTGTTCGAGCGCCACGAGATGCAACCTTCCCTGTACCGGCGCTACAACATCGCCGGCATCACCCCGGGGGATGACTATGCCGCCATGCGCCAGGTACTGACGCGCCGTTTCGCCAAGGTGGCCGATGGCGAAGCGCCTTTGCCCGGGCTCGTCCTGATCGACGGCGGCAAGGGGCAGGTCGAAGTCGCCCGCCAGGTTTTCGCGGAACTGGGCCTGGACGTGCATGTGCTGGTCGGCGTGGCCAAGGGCGAAGGCCGCAAGGTCGGGCTGGAGACCCTGGTATTCGCCGATGGCCGGCCTCCCGTGGCGCTGGGCGCCGAATCGGCCGCCCTGATGCTGATCGCCCAGGTGCGGGATGAGGCGCACCGCTTCGCCATCACCGGCATGCGGGCGCGCCGGGCGAAAGCGCGCAACGTCTCCCGCCTGGAGGAGATCGAGGGCGTGGGCGCCCGGCGCCGACAGCGCCTGTTGGCGCGTTTCGGCGGTTTTTCGGGGGTATCGCGCGCCAGCATCGAGGACCTGGCCTCCGTGGACGGGATTTCACAGGAACTGGCCGAGCGCATTTACGACGCGCTGCATTGA
- the nagZ gene encoding beta-N-acetylhexosaminidase, protein MSRKKNKPLPPGPVMVDVAGPVLTKEEKKRLRHPLVGGVILFARNFQDRDTLCELTSRIHKVREEPLLIAVDHEGGRVQRFRTDGFTPLPPMRRLGEIWNRDPLGAMRLATETGYVLAAELRACGVDMSFTPVLDLDYGVSKVIGDRAFHRDPRVVAMLSRALIQGLALAGMAACGKHFPGHGFVGADSHEEIPVDPRTLERILREDGAPYGWLGDNVLGSVMPAHVIYPKVDDQPAGFSRRWVQDILRERMGYDGVVFSDDLTMEGASVAGDIHARAQAALQAGCDMVLVCNHPDLADDLLARLVHETAPESIERIRRLMPRFPALGWEALQQDRRYQHARRLQSQIVSG, encoded by the coding sequence ATGTCACGCAAAAAGAACAAGCCGCTGCCGCCGGGCCCCGTCATGGTGGATGTGGCCGGGCCGGTCCTCACCAAGGAAGAGAAGAAGCGGCTGCGCCATCCGCTGGTCGGAGGCGTCATCCTCTTCGCACGCAACTTCCAGGACCGGGATACGCTATGCGAACTGACTTCACGCATCCATAAGGTGCGGGAAGAGCCGCTGCTGATCGCCGTGGACCATGAGGGCGGCCGCGTGCAGCGCTTCCGTACGGACGGTTTCACGCCGCTGCCGCCCATGCGGCGCCTGGGCGAGATCTGGAACAGGGATCCGCTGGGCGCCATGCGGCTGGCCACGGAGACGGGCTACGTGCTGGCGGCGGAGCTGCGCGCCTGCGGGGTCGACATGAGCTTTACGCCGGTGCTGGACCTGGACTATGGGGTCAGCAAGGTGATCGGCGACCGCGCGTTCCATCGCGATCCCCGTGTGGTGGCCATGTTGTCGCGTGCCCTCATCCAGGGCCTGGCGCTGGCCGGCATGGCGGCGTGCGGCAAGCATTTTCCAGGGCACGGCTTCGTCGGCGCCGATTCGCACGAGGAGATACCCGTCGATCCGCGGACGCTGGAACGGATACTGCGCGAGGACGGCGCCCCGTACGGCTGGCTGGGCGACAACGTCCTGGGTTCGGTGATGCCGGCACACGTCATCTACCCCAAGGTGGACGACCAGCCAGCCGGCTTCTCGCGCCGCTGGGTGCAGGACATCCTGCGCGAGCGCATGGGCTACGATGGCGTGGTGTTCTCCGACGACCTCACGATGGAGGGCGCGTCGGTGGCGGGCGACATCCATGCCCGGGCCCAGGCCGCGCTGCAAGCGGGTTGCGACATGGTCCTGGTGTGCAATCATCCCGACCTGGCGGATGACCTGCTGGCCCGGCTGGTCCACGAAACCGCCCCCGAATCCATCGAACGTATTCGCCGCCTGATGCCGCGCTTCCCCGCACTTGGGTGGGAAGCCCTGCAGCAAGACCGCCGTTACCAGCATGCCCGAAGACTTCAATCTCAAATCGTTTCTGGCTGA
- the acpS gene encoding holo-ACP synthase, whose product MQTPPSSLDSSVLPAAIAGIGMDLIRIDRIERALQRHGDRFAEKILGEQELAKFRARRARDPQRGVRFVATRFAVKEAFSKAIGLGMRMPMSWRRVQTLNAPGGRPILVLAEPLLAWYTARYGAAHVSLTDEIDMAAAYVIVERHPS is encoded by the coding sequence ATGCAGACGCCCCCTTCTTCGCTCGATTCATCCGTGCTTCCCGCCGCGATCGCGGGCATCGGGATGGATCTCATCCGTATCGACCGCATCGAGCGTGCCTTGCAGCGGCACGGCGACCGCTTTGCCGAAAAAATCCTGGGCGAACAGGAATTGGCCAAGTTCCGCGCCCGCCGGGCGCGCGACCCGCAGCGGGGCGTGCGTTTCGTGGCGACGCGGTTCGCGGTCAAGGAAGCGTTTTCCAAGGCCATCGGCCTGGGCATGCGCATGCCCATGAGCTGGCGCCGCGTACAGACGCTCAACGCCCCCGGCGGGCGGCCCATCCTGGTGCTGGCCGAGCCCCTGCTGGCCTGGTATACGGCGCGCTACGGGGCGGCACATGTGTCGCTGACCGATGAGATCGATATGGCCGCCGCCTACGTCATCGTGGAGCGCCATCCTTCCTGA
- a CDS encoding pyridoxine 5'-phosphate synthase — MIDLGVNIDHVATLRQQRHTEYPDPIEAALRAEDAGADLITLHLREDRRHIQDADVHRLRPLLRTRMNLECAVTREMLDIACGVRPHDVCLVPEKRSELTTEGGLDVAGARAAVTDAVAQLHEAGIRVSLFIDPDPVQIAAAAETGARVIELHTGAYAEAHGAAVDVELERLGQAIGEGLRQGLQVNAGHGLHYGNVQPIAALDGIAELNIGHAIVARAVFDGWEKAVRDMKALMVQARASV, encoded by the coding sequence ATGATAGACCTGGGCGTAAACATCGATCACGTAGCCACGCTACGCCAACAGCGGCATACCGAGTATCCGGATCCCATCGAAGCCGCGCTGCGCGCCGAGGACGCCGGCGCCGACCTCATTACCCTGCATTTGCGCGAAGACCGGCGCCATATCCAGGACGCTGACGTACACCGCCTGCGCCCCCTGCTGCGCACGCGGATGAACCTGGAATGCGCCGTCACGCGGGAGATGCTGGATATCGCCTGCGGCGTGCGGCCGCACGATGTCTGCCTGGTGCCGGAGAAGCGCTCGGAGCTGACGACCGAAGGGGGGCTGGACGTCGCCGGCGCGCGGGCGGCCGTCACGGACGCGGTGGCGCAATTGCACGAGGCCGGTATCCGGGTGTCGCTGTTCATCGATCCGGACCCGGTCCAGATCGCGGCCGCCGCGGAAACCGGTGCGCGCGTTATCGAACTGCACACCGGGGCCTATGCCGAAGCCCATGGCGCGGCCGTCGACGTGGAATTGGAACGCCTGGGCCAGGCGATCGGCGAAGGCCTGCGGCAAGGGTTGCAGGTCAATGCCGGCCATGGGCTGCATTATGGCAATGTACAGCCCATTGCCGCACTCGACGGCATCGCCGAACTGAATATCGGCCATGCCATCGTGGCGCGCGCGGTATTCGACGGCTGGGAGAAGGCGGTACGCGACATGAAGGCCCTGATGGTGCAAGCACGGGCGAGCGTCTGA
- a CDS encoding winged helix-turn-helix domain-containing protein, which translates to MESSNLTENASLSLAVWEPDDDARNRMVRLLARLGFHVHGCRDAAGLFQWLDVRDADLVLVGESAPVSQVVDAVLPRLSAQYGAGILVQAPSAEPQTRLSALHAGAHMCLDRRYEATELAALLRAQARRATRQRRRPAQASALARAPASTPAAVGLVGAADIAGLLGGTPAGQMAGYALNAAPGAGMVAGAAAISGSAGLVRPAPRGQPWRVLYQGWVLVTPTGKRIHLTSTERACFACLLDNPKRELSRAAMRAFMTATNLRSVNVAISRLRKKVQDSGDRLPLHTVHGMGYVFVGDLATQE; encoded by the coding sequence ATGGAATCCTCCAACCTCACAGAAAATGCGTCGCTCTCCCTTGCGGTATGGGAGCCGGACGATGACGCGCGCAATCGCATGGTGCGCCTGCTGGCGCGGCTGGGCTTTCATGTCCACGGCTGCCGCGATGCCGCCGGCCTTTTCCAATGGCTGGATGTGCGCGATGCCGACCTGGTCCTGGTGGGCGAAAGCGCGCCCGTGAGCCAGGTGGTCGACGCCGTGTTGCCACGTCTGAGTGCGCAGTACGGCGCCGGCATCCTGGTCCAGGCGCCCAGCGCGGAGCCGCAGACCCGCCTTAGCGCGCTGCATGCGGGCGCCCACATGTGCCTGGACCGGCGCTACGAGGCCACGGAGCTGGCCGCTCTGCTGCGGGCCCAGGCGCGCCGGGCAACGCGGCAGCGCCGGCGGCCTGCGCAGGCGTCTGCATTGGCCCGTGCGCCCGCCAGCACGCCCGCCGCCGTGGGCCTGGTCGGCGCCGCCGACATCGCGGGGCTCCTGGGCGGCACTCCCGCAGGCCAGATGGCCGGCTATGCATTGAACGCGGCGCCGGGAGCCGGCATGGTGGCCGGCGCGGCCGCCATCTCGGGCTCGGCCGGCCTGGTGCGGCCGGCGCCGCGCGGCCAACCCTGGCGGGTGCTGTATCAGGGCTGGGTGCTGGTGACGCCGACCGGAAAGCGGATCCATCTGACCAGCACGGAGCGCGCGTGCTTCGCCTGCCTGCTGGACAACCCCAAGCGGGAACTGTCGCGCGCGGCAATGCGTGCCTTCATGACGGCGACCAACCTGCGTTCGGTCAATGTGGCCATCAGCCGCCTGCGCAAGAAGGTGCAGGACAGCGGCGACCGCCTGCCGCTGCATACCGTCCATGGCATGGGCTATGTTTTCGTTGGAGATCTCGCTACGCAAGAGTAG
- a CDS encoding patatin-like phospholipase family protein, which produces MRRSAKSKCAYGTVALVLQGGGALGSYQGGVYEGLHEQGLRPDWVAGISIGAINAAIIAGSPVDERVERLRGFWESICRPYGYGAWPWGDWLAGLFQGIPMGFGSPSMNGRLAAASAIMQGQPGFFKPRFPPPYLQQGLAATSYYDTAPLLETLRTYVDFDLLNNGAVRASFGAVNVRTGNFAYFDSTQTRLTPQHIMASGALPPGFPAVEIDGEFYWDGGIVSNTPLYYVLSNSPMRDTLAFQVDLWPARGPLPNSLEEVAERQKDIQYSSRTRLVTDNLKRNIKLREDLQRVLALLPEHQRNAPELAEIRRDAIIPAINVVNLIYESKNYERHTKDYEFGSEAMREHWASGLVDVRASLRRPGVLDLPADGQRFVTHDIHRE; this is translated from the coding sequence ATGCGCCGTTCCGCCAAGAGCAAGTGCGCGTATGGGACGGTCGCCCTGGTGCTGCAGGGCGGTGGCGCCCTGGGCTCGTACCAGGGCGGCGTCTACGAAGGACTGCACGAGCAGGGCTTGCGGCCGGACTGGGTGGCGGGCATTTCCATCGGCGCCATCAATGCCGCCATCATCGCCGGTTCTCCCGTGGACGAGCGCGTGGAACGCCTGCGCGGTTTCTGGGAAAGCATCTGCCGGCCCTACGGTTATGGCGCGTGGCCGTGGGGCGATTGGCTGGCGGGCCTGTTCCAGGGCATACCGATGGGGTTCGGATCGCCATCGATGAACGGCCGGCTGGCCGCCGCCAGCGCCATCATGCAGGGCCAGCCGGGCTTCTTCAAGCCGCGCTTTCCGCCACCGTACCTGCAGCAAGGCCTGGCGGCCACCAGTTACTACGACACCGCGCCGCTGCTCGAAACCCTGCGCACCTACGTCGACTTCGATCTGCTGAACAACGGGGCGGTGCGCGCGAGCTTCGGCGCCGTGAATGTGCGTACCGGAAATTTTGCGTATTTCGACAGTACGCAGACCCGCTTGACGCCGCAGCACATCATGGCGTCGGGGGCCCTGCCGCCCGGCTTTCCGGCGGTGGAGATCGATGGCGAGTTCTATTGGGACGGCGGCATCGTTTCCAATACGCCGCTGTATTACGTGCTTTCCAATAGCCCGATGCGCGATACGCTGGCGTTCCAGGTCGATCTCTGGCCGGCGCGAGGTCCGTTGCCCAATAGCTTGGAAGAGGTGGCGGAACGGCAGAAGGACATCCAGTATTCCAGTCGTACCCGCCTGGTTACGGACAATCTGAAGCGCAATATCAAGCTGCGCGAAGATCTGCAGCGCGTGCTCGCGCTGCTGCCCGAGCACCAGCGCAATGCGCCCGAGCTGGCCGAGATCCGCCGCGATGCCATCATTCCGGCGATCAACGTGGTCAACCTGATCTACGAGTCCAAGAACTACGAGCGGCATACCAAGGACTACGAATTCGGCAGCGAAGCCATGCGCGAGCACTGGGCCTCGGGCCTGGTCGACGTGCGCGCCAGCCTGCGGCGTCCCGGTGTGCTGGACTTGCCGGCCGACGGGCAGCGCTTCGTCACGCACGACATCCACCGGGAGTAG
- a CDS encoding ABC transporter ATP-binding protein, protein MLSAQDLHITFNPGTPIETRALRGLTLEIPTGQFVTVIGSNGAGKSTFLNAVSGDQPVDSGRIAIDGDDMTRQPSWRRAGYVARVFQDPMAGTCEDLTIEENMALAQARGASRGAARAVKASMRALFRERLATLGLGLEQRLGDRIGLLSGGQRQAVSLLMAALRPSRLLLLDEHTAALDPRTADFVLQLTARIVAESRLTTLMVTHSMRQALEVGDRTVMLHAGQVVLDVSGDERKGLTVTDLLAMFEHVRGEKLADDALLLS, encoded by the coding sequence ATGCTGAGCGCACAGGATCTCCACATTACTTTCAATCCCGGCACGCCCATCGAGACGCGGGCCTTGCGCGGCCTGACGCTGGAAATCCCCACCGGCCAGTTCGTCACCGTGATCGGCTCCAACGGCGCCGGCAAGTCGACTTTCCTCAATGCAGTCTCTGGCGACCAACCGGTCGACAGCGGCCGCATCGCCATCGATGGCGACGACATGACGCGGCAACCGTCCTGGCGGCGCGCTGGGTATGTCGCGCGGGTCTTCCAGGACCCCATGGCGGGCACCTGCGAAGACCTGACCATCGAGGAAAACATGGCGCTGGCCCAGGCGCGCGGGGCCTCGCGTGGCGCGGCACGGGCGGTCAAGGCGTCCATGCGCGCGCTCTTTCGCGAGCGCCTGGCGACCTTGGGCCTGGGCCTGGAGCAACGGCTGGGCGATCGCATCGGCCTGCTGTCCGGCGGACAACGGCAGGCGGTGAGCCTGCTGATGGCGGCCCTGCGTCCCTCGCGCCTGCTCCTGCTGGACGAGCATACGGCTGCACTGGATCCCCGCACCGCGGATTTCGTGCTGCAGTTGACCGCACGCATCGTCGCCGAAAGCCGGCTCACCACGTTGATGGTGACGCACAGCATGCGCCAGGCACTGGAGGTCGGCGATCGCACGGTGATGCTGCACGCGGGCCAGGTGGTGCTGGACGTCTCGGGGGACGAGCGCAAAGGCCTGACGGTGACCGACTTGCTCGCCATGTTCGAGCACGTGCGTGGCGAAAAGCTTGCCGACGACGCATTGCTGCTGAGTTGA
- a CDS encoding ABC transporter permease, with translation MSLFSLLGALEVGLVFSLVALGVLISFRLLRFPDLTVDGSFPLGAAVAATMISAGFSPFAATGCAIVAGAGAGLVTGWLNVKLRIMDLLASILVMIALYSVNLRIMGRPNVPLITEATVFTVLQPAWLSDYVARPVLLLIVVVICKLLLDWFLSTELGLALRATGANPRMARAQGVNTGRLILGGMALSNALVALAGALFAQAQGGADISMGLGTIVIGLAAVIVGESLLPARRIALATLAVILGAVVYRFFVTLALNSDFIGLQAQDLNLVTAVLVTIALVIPRLRRRRAGQGG, from the coding sequence TGCTGCGTTTTCCCGACCTGACTGTCGATGGCAGTTTTCCCCTGGGGGCGGCGGTGGCCGCCACGATGATCTCCGCGGGCTTCAGCCCCTTTGCCGCAACGGGTTGCGCCATCGTGGCCGGCGCCGGCGCCGGCCTGGTCACCGGATGGCTGAACGTCAAGCTGCGCATCATGGACCTGCTGGCCAGCATCCTGGTCATGATCGCGCTGTATTCGGTCAACCTGCGGATCATGGGGCGCCCCAATGTTCCCTTGATTACCGAAGCGACCGTGTTCACCGTTTTGCAGCCCGCATGGCTTAGCGACTATGTCGCGCGGCCGGTGCTGCTGCTGATCGTGGTGGTGATCTGCAAGCTGCTGCTGGATTGGTTCCTGTCGACGGAACTGGGGCTGGCCTTGCGCGCCACAGGGGCCAATCCCCGCATGGCGCGCGCGCAGGGCGTGAATACGGGGCGCCTGATCCTGGGCGGCATGGCGCTGTCGAACGCGCTGGTAGCGCTGGCCGGCGCGCTGTTCGCCCAGGCGCAGGGCGGCGCGGATATTTCCATGGGGCTGGGCACGATCGTGATCGGCCTGGCGGCGGTCATCGTCGGCGAAAGCCTGCTGCCAGCGCGGCGCATCGCACTGGCCACGCTGGCAGTCATCCTGGGGGCCGTGGTTTACCGCTTTTTCGTCACGCTGGCGCTGAACAGCGATTTCATTGGCCTGCAGGCGCAGGACCTGAACCTGGTGACCGCCGTGCTGGTGACGATCGCGCTGGTCATTCCGCGGCTGCGGCGCCGCCGTGCGGGGCAGGGGGGCTGA